The Thiothrix subterranea genome has a segment encoding these proteins:
- a CDS encoding RHS repeat protein, producing MISRRLLATAVLTALATTACNDNNNNGLNSNDTNATKVASRYYLAPEVAGNSASINGVDVSTGKITYDTNDINTSQLALSRQFSSAGVSPDALGGWQHNYSSSLDAGGISTTEWQGAKSPEYPDAETACESGWQQISSSAYNGQLQTADAVFNAGLCELKLNGTTVARLPVQGSDGNSSYPIHILTRSDGSRITFYEQNGEWATTTREPYQLASTANGWNVTTPDGSVESYNLAGKPDSITNPQGQTTTLSYGSAGQLEKVTSPFGQSLTFSYTDGKLSEAKSAAGTTTYAYGADGKLSQVMLPDGATHSYTYTDGKLDSITDATGAVVARYTYDTEGRVTHTEAAAGTQARAFAYNGAETSVTDVVNNTTDTYAHRIIQSLARATRSTDSTGATDTTEYDANGYLIKTVDKNGLITLTTWNARGLPESTTTAAGTAQARTTVTEWHPQFRKPSKQVEAGNVTLYEYDNEGNLTNKTVGSPTAATNRLSARGAVTQLQAMRSLSSRAALKSAGYEVQESTIAYNSAGQPTETIAPNGAVTSYDYDNQGNQITVTNALNHTSKTLEYDAAGRALKTQDENGLVTTNVYDVAGRLTNSNTNGQTTSYAYDVADRQTQTTYSDGSTSTTAYDNAGNTASTTDAQGTATTYTYDSNGNQLTESLTDASGNTRQTSRRDYNALNQLEKSTDADGNVTTYGYDKAGNQTSVTDAQGRVTTNEYDAQNRLVKTTDPAGGITQYAYDAEGNRTTVIAANGATTTYAYDNFKRMTGETSPDRGNTTNTHDISGNLKTSTDANGNTATHDYDLLNRKVKTTWQDGSTATYSYDTCTNGISRLCTLTDGSGSTTYQYDNEGRITQKTQTIGSVTLTHRYAYTSDGKLQSEILPSGANVGYTYTQDKLTGITLNGQTYMSNIRYNAAGQVSGWQWADGTTYQKTYDANNRLKTFPLGNFTRTLSYDTVGNITGWDDNGDAAKAKHFSYDLLDRLDGYTAANEAQVFQYDPNGNRTAKTDNGNATAYGLQANSNRLTHIGNTAQAQDANGNLLNDGTHAYTYNAQNRLASVDGTTAYTYNTDNQRVKKTSNNGTTLYAWDNDRIIGEYDGSGTAQQETVYFGNTPVAVIQNGSIHRIYADQIDTPRIITDVTGKTVWLWESKPFGETAPNEDPDKDGLALRYSQRFPGQTFDAETGLHYNFHRDYNPVTGRYVQSDPIGLDGGMNSFGYVRENPLIYLDLLGEKTAVIHNGMTSGNPFGHSAIAFTRAGIYSFGNSTPRASSLIGYTAREMPRRNTTMTIINTTYAQEQRMLSFINRYSGSMESIGYYDNCAYRTSSTLDKLYQDLSFFQRLSPTPWSPTRFPYEVENIAIKYMKSFGGVRVSVPSYSGTWSQQLARVPTVLREFEPVYAGY from the coding sequence ATGATCTCACGCCGACTACTCGCCACTGCGGTACTGACCGCGCTCGCCACTACTGCCTGTAATGACAATAATAACAATGGTTTAAACTCAAACGACACCAATGCAACCAAGGTTGCCAGCCGTTACTACCTTGCGCCAGAAGTGGCAGGAAACAGCGCATCCATTAATGGTGTTGATGTTTCCACAGGAAAAATAACGTATGACACAAATGACATAAATACCAGTCAATTGGCATTATCCCGCCAATTTTCCTCCGCAGGCGTAAGCCCTGACGCATTAGGCGGTTGGCAGCACAACTACAGCAGCAGCCTCGATGCAGGCGGCATCTCTACCACCGAATGGCAAGGCGCAAAAAGCCCCGAATACCCCGATGCTGAAACCGCTTGCGAATCTGGCTGGCAGCAAATCAGCAGCAGTGCCTACAACGGGCAACTGCAAACCGCTGATGCGGTGTTCAACGCGGGCTTGTGCGAACTCAAACTCAACGGCACAACCGTAGCCCGTCTGCCTGTACAAGGCAGCGACGGCAACAGCAGTTACCCCATCCACATCCTCACCCGAAGCGATGGCAGCCGCATCACCTTCTACGAACAAAACGGTGAATGGGCAACCACCACCCGCGAACCCTACCAACTGGCATCCACCGCCAACGGCTGGAACGTCACCACGCCTGATGGCAGCGTAGAAAGCTACAACCTCGCAGGCAAGCCCGACAGCATCACCAACCCACAAGGGCAAACCACTACCCTCAGCTACGGCAGCGCGGGGCAACTGGAAAAAGTCACCAGCCCCTTCGGGCAAAGCCTCACTTTCAGCTATACCGATGGTAAATTGAGTGAAGCTAAAAGTGCCGCAGGCACGACCACTTACGCCTACGGCGCAGACGGCAAACTGTCACAAGTCATGCTCCCCGACGGCGCTACCCACAGCTACACCTACACCGACGGCAAGCTCGACAGCATCACCGACGCAACAGGCGCAGTGGTTGCCCGTTACACCTACGACACCGAAGGGCGCGTTACCCACACCGAAGCAGCGGCTGGCACACAAGCCCGTGCCTTCGCCTACAACGGCGCAGAAACCAGCGTCACTGATGTTGTCAATAACACCACCGACACCTACGCCCACCGCATTATCCAAAGTTTGGCACGGGCAACCCGCAGCACCGACAGCACAGGTGCAACCGACACCACCGAATACGACGCGAACGGCTACCTCATCAAAACGGTGGACAAAAACGGCTTAATCACCCTGACCACATGGAACGCCCGTGGTCTTCCCGAATCCACCACCACCGCCGCAGGCACAGCCCAAGCCCGCACCACGGTAACGGAATGGCATCCCCAATTCCGCAAACCCAGCAAACAAGTCGAAGCGGGCAACGTCACGCTGTACGAATACGACAATGAAGGCAATCTCACCAACAAAACGGTCGGCAGCCCCACAGCCGCCACCAACCGCCTTTCCGCCCGTGGAGCCGTTACCCAGCTACAAGCGATGCGCAGCCTCAGCAGCCGAGCCGCCCTCAAATCCGCAGGCTACGAAGTCCAAGAAAGTACCATTGCCTACAACAGTGCAGGGCAACCCACGGAAACCATTGCCCCGAATGGTGCTGTCACCAGCTACGACTACGACAATCAGGGCAACCAGATCACCGTTACCAACGCCCTCAACCACACCAGCAAAACACTGGAATATGACGCTGCTGGTCGCGCCCTCAAAACCCAAGACGAAAATGGTCTGGTCACCACCAACGTCTATGATGTTGCTGGACGCTTGACAAACAGCAACACCAACGGACAAACCACCAGCTACGCTTACGACGTGGCAGATCGCCAAACCCAAACGACTTACTCGGATGGCAGCACCAGCACCACAGCTTACGACAACGCAGGTAACACCGCCAGCACCACTGACGCGCAAGGCACTGCCACCACCTACACTTACGACAGCAACGGCAACCAGCTAACCGAAAGCCTCACCGATGCCAGCGGCAACACCCGCCAAACCAGCCGCCGCGACTACAACGCCCTGAACCAACTGGAAAAGTCCACTGACGCAGACGGCAACGTGACCACCTACGGCTACGACAAGGCAGGCAACCAAACCAGCGTCACCGATGCCCAAGGGCGCGTGACCACCAATGAATACGACGCACAAAACCGTCTGGTCAAAACCACTGACCCCGCAGGCGGTATTACCCAATACGCCTACGATGCCGAAGGCAACCGCACCACCGTTATTGCTGCGAACGGTGCAACCACTACTTATGCCTACGACAACTTCAAGCGCATGACTGGCGAAACCAGCCCCGACCGTGGCAATACCACCAACACCCACGACATCAGCGGCAACCTCAAAACCAGCACCGATGCCAACGGCAACACGGCTACCCACGACTACGACCTGCTCAACCGCAAGGTCAAAACCACATGGCAGGATGGCAGCACCGCCACCTACAGCTATGACACTTGCACCAACGGTATCAGTAGGCTCTGCACCCTCACCGACGGCAGTGGCAGCACCACCTACCAATACGACAACGAAGGGCGCATCACCCAGAAAACCCAGACCATTGGCAGCGTAACCCTGACCCACCGCTACGCCTACACCAGCGATGGCAAGCTGCAAAGCGAAATTCTCCCCAGTGGTGCAAATGTTGGCTACACTTACACGCAAGACAAACTGACTGGGATTACCCTCAATGGGCAAACGTATATGAGCAACATCCGCTACAATGCAGCAGGGCAGGTGTCAGGCTGGCAATGGGCGGACGGCACGACCTACCAGAAAACCTACGATGCCAACAACAGGCTCAAAACTTTCCCGCTCGGCAACTTCACCCGCACCCTCAGTTATGACACTGTAGGCAACATCACAGGTTGGGACGACAACGGCGATGCCGCCAAAGCCAAGCACTTCAGCTACGATTTACTCGACCGCTTGGACGGCTACACCGCCGCCAACGAAGCGCAAGTCTTCCAATATGACCCCAACGGCAACCGTACCGCCAAGACTGACAACGGCAACGCCACCGCTTACGGGCTTCAAGCCAACAGCAACCGCCTAACCCACATCGGCAACACAGCCCAAGCGCAAGATGCCAACGGCAACTTGCTCAACGATGGCACACATGCCTACACCTACAACGCGCAGAACCGCCTTGCCAGTGTGGACGGCACAACCGCCTACACTTACAACACTGACAACCAGCGGGTGAAGAAAACTTCCAACAACGGTACAACCCTATACGCATGGGACAATGACCGCATTATTGGCGAATATGATGGAAGCGGTACAGCGCAACAGGAAACGGTTTACTTCGGTAATACGCCAGTCGCGGTAATCCAGAACGGCAGCATTCACCGTATCTACGCCGACCAGATTGACACCCCACGTATCATCACCGATGTAACAGGGAAAACTGTTTGGTTATGGGAAAGTAAACCTTTCGGTGAAACCGCCCCCAACGAAGATCCCGACAAGGATGGTTTGGCTCTGCGTTACAGCCAGCGTTTCCCCGGACAAACTTTTGATGCCGAAACAGGGCTGCATTATAACTTCCACCGTGACTACAACCCTGTAACCGGGCGATATGTACAGTCCGACCCAATTGGACTGGATGGGGGAATGAATTCATTTGGGTATGTGAGGGAGAATCCACTGATATATCTCGACCTACTTGGAGAGAAGACAGCGGTTATTCATAATGGGATGACATCAGGAAATCCATTTGGGCATTCGGCTATAGCTTTTACAAGGGCAGGGATTTATAGTTTCGGAAACTCCACACCACGAGCTTCATCTTTGATAGGGTATACGGCAAGGGAAATGCCTCGTAGAAATACAACGATGACAATTATAAATACAACATATGCGCAAGAGCAAAGAATGCTTTCTTTTATCAACCGTTATTCTGGTAGCATGGAGAGCATTGGTTATTATGATAATTGCGCATATAGAACTTCTTCTACATTAGATAAGTTGTACCAAGATTTGAGCTTTTTTCAAAGATTATCACCGACCCCTTGGAGTCCAACTAGATTTCCTTATGAGGTTGAAAATATTGCCATTAAGTATATGAAGTCATTCGGTGGAGTAAGGGTTAGTGTTCCTTCTTATAGTGGAACATGGAGTCAACAACTTGCTCGAGTGCCAACAGTATTACGTGAGTTTGAACCAGTTTACGCAGGTTACTGA
- a CDS encoding ankyrin repeat domain-containing protein gives MKYLVILLVMIGCAVFFYNRNMCQSKFVTATYTGNLEQMIELLSSGCADVDGAANDDWTPLTIAAREGNVEVIKWLIINHADVNKKEGGGSTPLDWAMDRVEQNPSKENEEVVRYLKSIGAVATRY, from the coding sequence ATGAAATACTTGGTTATTCTTCTTGTCATGATTGGCTGTGCAGTATTTTTCTATAATCGAAACATGTGCCAGAGTAAGTTTGTGACAGCCACTTATACTGGCAATTTGGAGCAAATGATTGAATTATTGAGTTCAGGATGTGCTGATGTTGATGGTGCAGCCAATGATGATTGGACTCCGTTAACCATTGCGGCTAGAGAGGGGAATGTTGAAGTTATAAAATGGCTTATCATTAATCATGCAGATGTAAATAAGAAAGAAGGAGGTGGTAGTACTCCACTAGATTGGGCGATGGATAGAGTAGAGCAAAATCCATCGAAAGAAAATGAGGAAGTTGTGAGATATTTGAAATCTATTGGTGCAGTTGCTACGCGTTACTAA